In the genome of Lactobacillus intestinalis, the window AAGATATTTTAGATGAAATTTCTAATTTGTACTTAGCAGATAAAACGCCACTTGAAGTAATGCAATTAGTGGCTGATTGGCAAAAAGATTTAAAGGATGAAAAATAGTGGCACAGATTCATGAATTATCTGAAAATTTAGCCAACCAGATTGCGGCCGGAGAAGTAATTGAACGTCCCGCAAGTGTGGTTAAAGAATTAATCGAAAATTCAATCGATGCTGGCAGTACACGAATTCGGATTGATTTTATTGAGGCTGGGTTAAAGCAGATTGTAGTTCAAGATAACGGCTCAGGAATTAGCCCTGATCAAATTGAATTGGCCTTTACCCGTCACGCTACTAGTAAAATTAATAATGAACACGATCTTTTTAAAGTTGCAACTTTGGGCTTTAGAGGAGAAGCTTTAGCTTCGATTGCGGCTGTTAGTCATGCGGAAATTTTAACTAGTGATGGCGAGCATATTGGTGCTAGAGCCGCTTTTAGTGGTGGAGTTAAAAAGAGTCAAGAAGATGCGGCTGCAAGAAAAGGTACGCAGATTACTGTTAGGGATCTATTTTTTAATACACCAGCTCGTCTGAAGTATTTAAAGAGTCCGCGTACGGAAATTATGAAGATAGTAGACATCGTGAATCGGATTGCTTTAGGTTATCCGCAAATTTCGATTACTCTGTCGAATAAGGGGAAAGTTTTGTTAAGAACCCCTGGGAACGGTAATTTGAAGCAGACCGCAGCCAATGTCTATGGGCGCCATATTGCCGAAAAAATGGTTGAATTCAAAGCAGACGATCCGGATTTTGAGATTAATGGTCTTTTATCAAAACCTGAGCTTACCAGATCAACGCGTAATTTTATGTCAATTTTATTGAATGGACGCTATATCAAAAACTTTAAATTGCTTAACTCAATTATGGATGGTTATGGTTCACGCCTGGGAACTAAGCATTATCCTGTCGCCATTGTTCGTATTAATGTTGATCCTTTGCTAGTCGATGTCAACGTTCATCCAACCAAGCAGGAAGTACGCTTGTCTAAGGAAAAGGAGCTTAGTCGCTTAATTACTACCGCAATTAGTGACGCTTTTATTAATAATGCGGAAAGTGGGCTAGATAATTTAAAGACGAATTCTAAGCCAACTTTGGTTGATCAGTTGAAATTTAATTTAAATAAAGACGTGGTGACAACCAAGCGTAAGCCTGAAGTCCATGAAGAAAAAGTGCCAATAAAGCCGATGGTAAAAGCTAAATATGTTGATTTGAACACTCCACGCGAAGATAGTCGCTACATTATTACTAGCACTTGGCAGGAAAATGTTCAAAAGCAAATGCAGCTGTCGCCTTTTAATGAAATTGCTTCAACAGATTTAGTTTCAGTTGGGGATGAAACTTTGGCTAATAATTTGCCGTATCTGACTTTTACTGGCCAGATTAATTCTTATATTATTGCTCAAAATAATGATGATCTTTATTTGGTAGATCAAGTTGCTGCTCGGCGCCGTTTATCTTTTGAGAAAATTCAAGAGACAATTTTAAATAAGAAGATCTATGAACAAGGTCTGTTAGCCCCAATTGTGCTCGATTTTAACAATTTAGACTTTATTCAGATCAAGAACAAATTAGATGAAATCGCTAAGATTGGGATTCATCTAGAGGAATTTGGTCAGGATAGCTTCATTATTAGATCCTATCCAACTTGGATTCAGGGAGATGTTGAGAGTAGTTTGCGTGAAATTTTAGATTCATATCTAAATGTGAATAAGAGTGAGGCTACCAATTTATTTAAGGATATCGCGATAAAGCAAGCTCATAAGGAAGTTAGCGGAAGAATTAAACTTTCGGCGGTTGAAGCGCAGAATATTTTGACTAAATTACGAAAAAGTTCTGATCCTTATCATGATCCGGAAGGTAATTTAATCATCGTTAGAATCAGACAAAACGAAATCCAAAAAATGTTTAAAAAGGGATAAAAAAGATGTATGAATATTTAGAAGGTGTAATTGAACTTGTCACTCCAAGTTACATTGTCGTAGATGTAAATGGCGTAGGGTATAAAGTGTTCAGTCCAACTCCATTTGCTTATAAAGAGGGAGAAAAAGCTAAAGTATATATTGAACAAAACTTTAGTGATAATAATGGCTTTACTCTTTATGGTTTTCAAAGTATGGAGGCTAAAGGACTATTTTTAAAGCTGCTTAGTGTAAGTGGCATTGGACCAAAATCTGCCCTAGCAATTATGGCGGCTGAAGATAGTGATTCTTTGGCCGAAGCCATCGAACAAGGGGAAGTTAAATACTTAACACGCTTTCCAGGAGTGGGTAAAAAGACTGCTTCTCAAATTGTGCTTGATTTAAAGGGCAAGCTCGGTGACTATGTTCAAAAACTTGATCGTCAAGTAGATAAAAGTGTTTCTCCAGCTTTGAATGATGCACTTTTGGCTTTGATTGCGTTAGGCTACACTAAAAAAGAGGTCGATAAGATTACGCCAAAACTTGCAGAATATAATGCTAAGACTGCTGACGAATATATTAAAAAAGGCTTGGCTTTATTACTTAAGAAGTAATTAATCTGTTATAATGAACACAAGTTTGTAAAGTTGAGGAAGTGAAAAAATGACACCAAAAGATGATTCTGTGACTTCAGGCGAAGTTGAAAATGCTTCAGAAGAACAGATGGAATTGACTTTGCGTCCGCAAAGTTTAAGCCAATATTTAGGCCAAGAACGTGTAAAAAAAGAAATGGCAATTTATATCAAAGCTGCTAAACAGCGTGATGAAGCACTCGATCACGTTCTTTTGTATGGACCGCCAGGACTTGGTAAAACTACGTTGGCTTTTGTAATTGCCAATGAACTAGAGGTAAACTTGAAAAGTACTAGTGGACCAGCTATTGAAAAAGCGGGTGACTTAGTAGCACTTTTGTCAGATTTAGATCCTGGAGACGTTCTATTTATTGATGAAATTCACCGTTTAGCTAAGCCGGTTGAAGAAGTACTTTATTCGGCAATGGAAGACTATTATATCGATATCGTGATTGGTGAAGGACAAACTACGCACGCAGTCCACGTCCCACTACCACCCTTTACTTTAATTGGGGCCACCACTCTTGCTGGGCAATTATCTGCACCTTTGCGTGATCGTTTCGGAATTGTGGAGCATATGCAGTACTACACTGTTAAAGAACTTAAAGAAATTGTTGAAAGATCTAGTGAAGTTTTCCATACAAAAATTGCCCCCGAAGCAGCCATTGAACTTGCGAGAAGATCAAGAGGGACCCCGCGTGTGGCTAACCGTTTATTAAAGAGAGTTAGAGATTTTGCGGAAGTTAAAGGCGAAGATACAATTTCCCTTGCAACCACAACGTATGCCTTAAAACAGCTGCAAGTTGATGATGAGGGACTCGATTTAACGGATCGTCGTATCTTAAGAACTATGATTGAAGGTTATCGTGGAGGTCCTGTTGGTATTAGAACTTTAGCTGCTAATATCGGTGAAGATATTGAAACAATTGAATCTTTATACGAGCCATATTTGCTTCAACAAGGATTTATTTTACTTACTCCGCGTGGAAGAGTCGTCACGGAAAAAGCATATTTGCAATTAGGCCTTCCTATTCCTGGTAAAAAGTAGTACAAAGTTGTTTTTTTAGGTATAATTGACTATACAGGTAAAAAAATTTATGAGGTGTCTAATTTGAATACTTTATTTTTAGCAGCTAACGGCGGAGCCGCTGGCAACAATATGATGATGATCTTATTATTTGTAGTTTTGATTGGATTTACTTACTTCGGGATGATTCGTCCTCAAAAGAAGCAACAACAAAAGAGAATGCAAATGATGGATCAATTGAAAAAAGGTGACAAAGTTATCTTGGTAGACGGTTTGCATGCTAAGGTTGATTCAATTAACAACAAGGACAAGACTATTGTTGTTGATGCTGACGGGATCTACTTAACTTTTAGTAGAATGGCTGTCCGTCAAATTATCCCAGCTGCCGAAACTACAACTGAAGAAGCAACTGCTGAAAAGCCAGCAGAAGAAAAGCAAGCTACTGAAGAAGCAAAACCAGCAGTAGAAGAAAAGGCTGATGCAGCTAAAGAAACTGCAGAAAAAGCTAAAGCAGAAAAGACCCAAGATTCGGATTCTGCTACTAAGTAATTCAAAAAGCGTTTGAACAACGCTTTTTTTGTTTTTCTAAAATAAAGCTTGTTGTAAAATAAAAATAGTTAGACACTAAATTTAAGAAGGAAGTACTTAGACTATGAAGAATATTCCAGTTGTAATGATTATTTTTGGTGGTAGTGGGGATCTGGCTCATCGAAAATTGTACCCGGCTTTGTTCAATTTGTATGAACAAGGATTAATTCATGATAATTTTGCTGTAATTGGAACGGCTCGTCGCCCATGGTCACACGACTATTTGCGTCAACAAGTAGTTGATGCTGTTCATGAAACTCATAACGAGGTTGATGAAAACAGTTTGAAGAACTTTGCTAGCCACTTCTACTATCAATCTCATGATGTTACTAATGTTGAACACTATGAAACTTTGAAGAATTTGGCTCAAGAGCTGGATGATCGTTATAGCGCTCAAGGCAATAGATTGTTCTACATGGCAATGGCTCCACGCTTCTTTGGGACTATTGCAACCCATATTAATGATCAAAAGTTAACTGGTAGCGGCTTTAACAGAATTGTTGTTGAAAAGCCATTTGGTCGTGATTTGAAGTCAGCTGAAGAATTAAATAAGCAAATTACTGCTTCATTCAAAGAAGATGAAATCTTTAGAATTGATCACTACTTGGGTAAAGAAATGATTCAAAATATCTTGCCACTTCGTTTTACCAATCCATTAATTAAAAATATTTGGAATAGTGACAACATCAAGAATATTCAAGTTACCTTGGCTGAAAGACTTGGTGTTGAAGCTCGTGGTGAATATTATGAAACATCAGGTGCCCTTCGCGATATGGTTCAAAACCACATTTTCCAAATTATTACCTTGTTGGCAATGCCAGAACCTAAGGCAATTGACGCCGAAAGTATCCACCAAGCCAAACAAGAGTTGCTTGATAGTTTAGTTATTCCAACCCCAGAGGATGTAAAGAAGCACTTTGTGCGGGGCCAATATGCGGGTAGTGATACTACTTTTGCTTATCGTAAAGAACCTAAGGTCGATGAAAATTCAACTACTGAAACTTTCGTTGCTGGTGAAACTAAATTCAAGAAGGGTCCTGTTAAAGATGTCCCAATCTACTTTAGAACTGGTAAGGAATTTAAGGAAAAGAAAAACCGTATTGATATTGTTTTAAAGCATGCTAATACCCCATATGGTGGTGTACATTCAAACAATATTACGATTGAAATTGATCCTCAAAGTAAGCTTTACATTACTATCAATGGTAAGAAGATTGATACAGACGGCATCCGGCGTGAAAACCTAACCTACGCCTTTTCAAAAGAGGAGATGGCCAAGGTTCCAGATGGTTATGAAAGATTGCTTCATGACGTCTTCGTTAATGATTCGACCAACTTTACTCATTGGGCAGAATTAAAGAGATACTGGGAATTTATTGATGCAGTTGAAGATGCCTGGAAGAAAGAAAACGAAGCTGGCAACCCAGATATTGTTCAATATCCTCCATACAGAATGGGACCAAAAGAAGCTGATCGCATTTTTGAATCTCCAACTGGACATTGGATTTATGAGTAAGATAGATCATTCAGAAAATTTATTACCTAAAAATGACATCCATCGTCGGATTATCCATCTCGACATGGATGCCTTTTACGCTTCTGTAGAAATGCGTGATCACCCTGAATATCGCCACAAGGCTTTAATTATTGCTCGTGATCCGCGTAAACATAACGGCCACGGAGTAATTACTACCGCAAATTATTTTGCTCGTCAATATGGAGTTGGAAGTGCGATGCCAGCTATTAAAGCTATAAAAAGGATCCCATCCGATAAATTAGTCTTTTTGCCACCTAATTTTGAAAAATATCGAGCAGTTTCAGCCCAAGTTCACAAAATTATGCATGAAGTTACTGATCGAGTGGAATCAGTGGCTTTAGATGAAGCGTATTTAGATGTAACTGAAAACAAGCTCGGCGATTGTACAGCAATCGAGCTTGGCAATTATATGCAAAAAAAGATCTATGAAGAATTGAAATTAACGTGTTCGTTTGGAGTAAGTTATAATAAGTTTTTAGCTAAAATGGGCTCTGAATATGCCAAGCCTTTTGGAAAAACTGTTATCTTGCCAGATGAAGCTTTAGATTTTTTAGGAATGCAAGACATTAAAAAATTCCCTGGAATTGGTAAGAAAACTCAAGAGATTTTACGTCAAATGGGAATTAATACTGGCTCCGATTTACAAAAACAGAGTGTACATTTCTTAATAGATCGCTTTAAAAAGCAGGGATATGTTTTAGCAATGCACTCGCGCGGAATTGATTTGAGCCCAGTTCAAGGCGAACGCCAACGTAAGTCAATTGGGAAGGAACGTACTTTTGAGCCTTTAATCTTTGACCAGCAAAAAGCACTAACTAATTTGCGAATATTTAGTAGCGAAGTTGCAGAAGCATTAAATAAGCAAAGCTTGTCGACAAAATGTGTGGTTTTGAAGATTAGGGATGCGGATTTTAGGACGATGACACGAAGAAAAATGCTCAAACATCCTACTCAAAATAGCCATGTCATTTTTGATCTAGCACGAGAGATGTTTTTGGCGTTGCCGGAATTTTTAAATATTGGAATTCGTCTTTTAGGAGTTTCTGCAACAAATTTGGAACAAGAATCATATTCACAAATTAATTTGTTCAATGCGATAGAAGACTAACTTGGCTCATTTTTTGGTAAACTAGTAGTAGAACAGACTCAAGGAAGGGAAGAAAATCATGAGTAGTTTTGATGACATTTATGAAAAAATATTACAATATCCAACGATTATAATTCACCGTCACACCAGTCCAGATCCAGATGCAATTGGTTCACAAGCTGGTTTGGCACGTTCACTAAGCGAAAAATTTCCTGAAAAGAAGATTCTTTGTGCTGGTGAAAATGATGAAGGCGATTTAGCTTGGATTAATCACATGGATGAAGTAAAGGCAGCTGATTATGAAGGTGCTTTAGTAATTACTACTGATACAGCTAATACTCCACGTATTTCTAACAAGCTTTATGACCAAGGTGACTTTTTGATTAAGATCGACCACCACCCAGACGTTGATCCATATGCTGATATGAGTTACGTTGATCCTGATGCGCCAGCAGCTTGTCAAATCATTGTTGACTTTATTAATAAAGAAAACTTACCAATGAATAAGGAAATTGCTTACCCACTTTACGCAGGGCTTGTGGGCGATACTGGACGTTTTATGTATCCTGAAACTTCAGCTCATACTTTTGAAATTGCAGCCGAACTTGCCTCAACTGGCATTAACATTACTGAAATTGCCCGTCGCTTGAGCGATGTAACTTTTGAACAAGCTAAGCTTCAAGCTATGGTTCTTGAAAACATGACTGTTAAAGATGGAGCTGCTTATGCTGTACTTACTCAAGATGACTTGAAGAAGTTAGGTGTAAATTATGAACAAACTTCAGTCGCAGTTTCTACACCAGGTAGAATCAAGGATATCTTAGCTTGGAATCTCTTTGTTCAAAAGCCAGATGGCACTTTCCGTGTTCACTACCGTTCAAAGGGCCCAGTTATTAACCAATTGGCCGAAAAGCACGATGGCGGCGGTCATGCTTTAGCATCTGGTGCAAATGCCAAGGATATGGATGAAGTTAAGCAAATATTTGATGAGTTAGTTGATGTAACTAAGAAGTATAAAGAGGAACATGAATAATATTTTTACTGATTCAAGAATTAGACCAGAATTACAAGCTGGTTTAAAGAAGATTCATTTTGATAAACCTACTAAGGTACAAGAAGAGGTTATTCCAGCTATGCTTTCTAACCAAAATGTAGTGGTACAAGCTGCTACTGGTTCTGGAAAAACCCATGCTTATTTAGTACCTGTTTTAAATAAAATTGATGAAAACTCTGACTACGTTCAAGCTATTATCACTGCGCCAAGTCGAGAATTAGCTG includes:
- the mutL gene encoding DNA mismatch repair endonuclease MutL, whose translation is MAQIHELSENLANQIAAGEVIERPASVVKELIENSIDAGSTRIRIDFIEAGLKQIVVQDNGSGISPDQIELAFTRHATSKINNEHDLFKVATLGFRGEALASIAAVSHAEILTSDGEHIGARAAFSGGVKKSQEDAAARKGTQITVRDLFFNTPARLKYLKSPRTEIMKIVDIVNRIALGYPQISITLSNKGKVLLRTPGNGNLKQTAANVYGRHIAEKMVEFKADDPDFEINGLLSKPELTRSTRNFMSILLNGRYIKNFKLLNSIMDGYGSRLGTKHYPVAIVRINVDPLLVDVNVHPTKQEVRLSKEKELSRLITTAISDAFINNAESGLDNLKTNSKPTLVDQLKFNLNKDVVTTKRKPEVHEEKVPIKPMVKAKYVDLNTPREDSRYIITSTWQENVQKQMQLSPFNEIASTDLVSVGDETLANNLPYLTFTGQINSYIIAQNNDDLYLVDQVAARRRLSFEKIQETILNKKIYEQGLLAPIVLDFNNLDFIQIKNKLDEIAKIGIHLEEFGQDSFIIRSYPTWIQGDVESSLREILDSYLNVNKSEATNLFKDIAIKQAHKEVSGRIKLSAVEAQNILTKLRKSSDPYHDPEGNLIIVRIRQNEIQKMFKKG
- the ruvA gene encoding Holliday junction branch migration protein RuvA, giving the protein MYEYLEGVIELVTPSYIVVDVNGVGYKVFSPTPFAYKEGEKAKVYIEQNFSDNNGFTLYGFQSMEAKGLFLKLLSVSGIGPKSALAIMAAEDSDSLAEAIEQGEVKYLTRFPGVGKKTASQIVLDLKGKLGDYVQKLDRQVDKSVSPALNDALLALIALGYTKKEVDKITPKLAEYNAKTADEYIKKGLALLLKK
- the ruvB gene encoding Holliday junction branch migration DNA helicase RuvB, producing the protein MTPKDDSVTSGEVENASEEQMELTLRPQSLSQYLGQERVKKEMAIYIKAAKQRDEALDHVLLYGPPGLGKTTLAFVIANELEVNLKSTSGPAIEKAGDLVALLSDLDPGDVLFIDEIHRLAKPVEEVLYSAMEDYYIDIVIGEGQTTHAVHVPLPPFTLIGATTLAGQLSAPLRDRFGIVEHMQYYTVKELKEIVERSSEVFHTKIAPEAAIELARRSRGTPRVANRLLKRVRDFAEVKGEDTISLATTTYALKQLQVDDEGLDLTDRRILRTMIEGYRGGPVGIRTLAANIGEDIETIESLYEPYLLQQGFILLTPRGRVVTEKAYLQLGLPIPGKK
- the yajC gene encoding preprotein translocase subunit YajC — protein: MNTLFLAANGGAAGNNMMMILLFVVLIGFTYFGMIRPQKKQQQKRMQMMDQLKKGDKVILVDGLHAKVDSINNKDKTIVVDADGIYLTFSRMAVRQIIPAAETTTEEATAEKPAEEKQATEEAKPAVEEKADAAKETAEKAKAEKTQDSDSATK
- the zwf gene encoding glucose-6-phosphate dehydrogenase, which encodes MKNIPVVMIIFGGSGDLAHRKLYPALFNLYEQGLIHDNFAVIGTARRPWSHDYLRQQVVDAVHETHNEVDENSLKNFASHFYYQSHDVTNVEHYETLKNLAQELDDRYSAQGNRLFYMAMAPRFFGTIATHINDQKLTGSGFNRIVVEKPFGRDLKSAEELNKQITASFKEDEIFRIDHYLGKEMIQNILPLRFTNPLIKNIWNSDNIKNIQVTLAERLGVEARGEYYETSGALRDMVQNHIFQIITLLAMPEPKAIDAESIHQAKQELLDSLVIPTPEDVKKHFVRGQYAGSDTTFAYRKEPKVDENSTTETFVAGETKFKKGPVKDVPIYFRTGKEFKEKKNRIDIVLKHANTPYGGVHSNNITIEIDPQSKLYITINGKKIDTDGIRRENLTYAFSKEEMAKVPDGYERLLHDVFVNDSTNFTHWAELKRYWEFIDAVEDAWKKENEAGNPDIVQYPPYRMGPKEADRIFESPTGHWIYE
- the dinB gene encoding DNA polymerase IV — its product is MSKIDHSENLLPKNDIHRRIIHLDMDAFYASVEMRDHPEYRHKALIIARDPRKHNGHGVITTANYFARQYGVGSAMPAIKAIKRIPSDKLVFLPPNFEKYRAVSAQVHKIMHEVTDRVESVALDEAYLDVTENKLGDCTAIELGNYMQKKIYEELKLTCSFGVSYNKFLAKMGSEYAKPFGKTVILPDEALDFLGMQDIKKFPGIGKKTQEILRQMGINTGSDLQKQSVHFLIDRFKKQGYVLAMHSRGIDLSPVQGERQRKSIGKERTFEPLIFDQQKALTNLRIFSSEVAEALNKQSLSTKCVVLKIRDADFRTMTRRKMLKHPTQNSHVIFDLAREMFLALPEFLNIGIRLLGVSATNLEQESYSQINLFNAIED
- a CDS encoding DHH family phosphoesterase, coding for MSSFDDIYEKILQYPTIIIHRHTSPDPDAIGSQAGLARSLSEKFPEKKILCAGENDEGDLAWINHMDEVKAADYEGALVITTDTANTPRISNKLYDQGDFLIKIDHHPDVDPYADMSYVDPDAPAACQIIVDFINKENLPMNKEIAYPLYAGLVGDTGRFMYPETSAHTFEIAAELASTGINITEIARRLSDVTFEQAKLQAMVLENMTVKDGAAYAVLTQDDLKKLGVNYEQTSVAVSTPGRIKDILAWNLFVQKPDGTFRVHYRSKGPVINQLAEKHDGGGHALASGANAKDMDEVKQIFDELVDVTKKYKEEHE